GTGCCCCGGCGCGTGGTCGACGCTGATCTCCAGGCCGGCCAGCCGCAGCACCTCGCCGTCGTCGAGCGGCCTGACGTCGTCGGGCTCGCTCCACTGCAGACGGCCACCGAAGAGCGCCGCAGTCTCCGGCGAGATGCCGGTCATCGGGTCAGCCAGCATCCCGTCGTCCGCCGGATGGATGTACGCCGGGATCCCCTTGGCGCCGCACACCGGGGTCACCGAGTAGGTGTGGTCGATGTGCCCGTGGGTCAGGAGGACCGCCACCGGCTGCAGCCGGTGCTCGCGCAGGACCTCCTCCAGCTGCTCCTCCACCTCGACGCCCGGGTCGACAACCACGGCGTGCTCGCCGGGGCCGGGAGCCACGACGAAGCAGTTGGTGCCGAACGCGGCGGCGGGAAAGCCGGTGACGATCACGATGCCTTCTCGGTCGGGCGGGCAGGAGTCCACAGGAGCCTACCGGCGGCTTGCCACCGCCTTTCGGGTCGCCAATGAGCGCCACCCACCTAGACTGTCCGACCGGACCGGAGCGATCGACGGAGGAGACGTCTTGGCCGGCAGTGCGAAGCGGGAGCGCCAGCTGGCGCGCGAGCACTACGAGCGGCAGCAGGCACGCCGCCGTGACACTGCGCTCCGGCGGCGCAAGTCGCAGCAGATCGCCGCCGTTGTGGTGGCGGTCCTGCTCGTCGCCGGTGGCGTGGTGTGGCTGGCTGTCGCGGGCGGGGACGACGACGACACGGTGGCCACCAAGGGCAAGGACTCGGCCAGCCCGAAGGCCTCCGGGTCTCCGTCGCCGAGCAGCTCGCCGAGCGAGACCGAGGGGGCCGGCTGCACCTACACGAAGGCCGGTGAGGCCTCGAAGGACGTCGGCCTGCCCGCCTACGACGCGGACAAGCCGGAGAAGTACACCAAGCCATTCACGGCAACCATCAGCACCGACCAGGGTCCGATCACCGTCGAGATGGCCGCCGCAGAGGCGCCGTGCACGACGAACAGCTTCCGGCACCTCGCCGAGGCGAAGTACTTCGACGGCACCTCCTGCCACCGGCTCACCACCGGTGGGCTCTCCGTACTGCAGTGCGGCGACCCGACCGGCACCGGATCCGGCGGCCCGGGCTACCAGTTCGGCGAGGAGAACCTCCCCGCCGACGCCCAGAACAACTACCCGGCCGGCACCGTCGCGATGGCCAATGCCGGACCGGGGACGAACGGCAGCCAGTTCTTCCTCGTGTACGAGGACAGCACCCTGCCGCCGAACTACACGGTCTTCGGCAC
This is a stretch of genomic DNA from Actinomycetes bacterium. It encodes these proteins:
- a CDS encoding MBL fold metallo-hydrolase, with translation MIVTGFPAAAFGTNCFVVAPGPGEHAVVVDPGVEVEEQLEEVLREHRLQPVAVLLTHGHIDHTYSVTPVCGAKGIPAYIHPADDGMLADPMTGISPETAALFGGRLQWSEPDDVRPLDDGEVLRLAGLEISVDHAPGHTPGSVAFRLPGDDVPQVMLSGDLLFAGSIGRTDLPGGDPDEMMRSLARTVLPLDDEVVVLPGHGPQTTIGRERATNPFLRGLAAEPRLSPPARGL
- a CDS encoding peptidylprolyl isomerase, translated to MAGSAKRERQLAREHYERQQARRRDTALRRRKSQQIAAVVVAVLLVAGGVVWLAVAGGDDDDTVATKGKDSASPKASGSPSPSSSPSETEGAGCTYTKAGEASKDVGLPAYDADKPEKYTKPFTATISTDQGPITVEMAAAEAPCTTNSFRHLAEAKYFDGTSCHRLTTGGLSVLQCGDPTGTGSGGPGYQFGEENLPADAQNNYPAGTVAMANAGPGTNGSQFFLVYEDSTLPPNYTVFGTITEGLDVVTKVAEAGVEGGGEDGKPATPVTIERVTIGKA